Proteins encoded together in one Streptomyces umbrinus window:
- a CDS encoding ABC transporter permease codes for MTATALMVDERLLRTSPLRRLLGRPELGSVVGALAVFLFFALVADSFVRAAGLSTVLYAASTIGIMAVPVALLMIGGEFDLSAGVMVTSSALISSMFSFQMTANVWVGVGVSLLVTLAIGFFNGFMLTRTGLPSFIITLGTFLMLTGMNLGFTKLISGTVSTKTIADMEGFASARAVFASVLTVGGVDFKITILWWLGLVALASWILLRTRVGNWIFAVGGGKDAARAVGVPVDRTRIGLYMGVSLAAWIAGQHLLFSFDVVQSGEGVGKELTYIIAAVIGGCLITGGYGSAIGSAVGALIFGMTDKGIVFAEWNPDWFKFFLGAMLLLATLLNAWVRKRAEATK; via the coding sequence ATGACCGCGACGGCCCTCATGGTGGACGAACGGCTCCTGCGGACCTCGCCGCTGCGCAGGCTGCTGGGCCGCCCCGAACTCGGCTCGGTGGTCGGCGCGCTCGCCGTCTTCCTGTTCTTCGCGCTGGTCGCCGACAGCTTCGTACGGGCGGCCGGGCTGAGCACTGTCCTGTACGCGGCCTCCACGATCGGCATCATGGCGGTGCCCGTGGCGCTGCTGATGATCGGCGGCGAGTTCGACCTGTCCGCGGGCGTCATGGTGACGTCGTCCGCGCTGATCTCCTCGATGTTCAGCTTTCAGATGACCGCGAACGTCTGGGTCGGCGTCGGCGTCTCGCTGCTGGTCACCCTCGCCATCGGCTTCTTCAACGGCTTCATGCTGACCCGCACCGGGCTGCCCAGTTTCATCATCACGCTCGGCACCTTCCTGATGCTGACCGGAATGAACCTCGGCTTCACCAAGCTCATCAGCGGCACGGTCTCCACGAAGACGATCGCCGACATGGAGGGCTTCGCGTCCGCCAGGGCCGTCTTCGCCTCCGTCCTCACGGTCGGCGGCGTCGACTTCAAGATCACCATCCTGTGGTGGCTCGGTCTGGTGGCCCTCGCCTCCTGGATCCTGCTGCGCACCCGCGTCGGCAACTGGATCTTCGCGGTCGGTGGCGGAAAAGACGCGGCCCGCGCGGTCGGCGTCCCGGTCGACAGGACCAGAATCGGCCTCTACATGGGGGTCTCCCTCGCCGCCTGGATCGCCGGACAGCACCTGCTCTTCTCCTTCGACGTGGTCCAGTCCGGAGAGGGCGTCGGCAAGGAGCTGACGTACATCATCGCGGCCGTCATCGGCGGCTGTCTGATCACCGGCGGCTACGGCTCCGCCATCGGCTCGGCGGTCGGCGCGCTGATCTTCGGCATGACCGACAAGGGCATCGTGTTCGCCGAGTGGAACCCCGACTGGTTCAAGTTCTTCCTCGGAGCGATGCTGCTCCTCGCGACCCTGCTGAACGCCTGGGTCCGCAAGCGCGCGGAGGCCACGAAATGA
- a CDS encoding sugar ABC transporter substrate-binding protein, giving the protein MARFRTWVGIAVAGALGASLAGCSSTGGKRAEDARKAASAQGGAAVDTPRWTFAMITHSGDGDTFWDIVQNGAEQAAVKDNIKFLYSHDDEAQQQAQLVDAAVDKGVDGIIVTLAKPDAMKAALARATKAGIPVITVNSGSAESKAFGALTHIGQDETIAGEAVGEELNRRGRKKTLCVLHEQGNVGHEQRCAGVRKTFDGTVRNLYVEGTDMSAVQASIGAKLQADRSVDAVVTLGAPYAGTAVKARQDAGSEAETVTFDLNAKVAASLKDGTLGFAVDQQPYLQGYEAVDLLWLHKYNADTLGGGRPVLTGPQIITKDQAAALEQYAERGTR; this is encoded by the coding sequence GTGGCACGGTTTCGGACCTGGGTCGGCATCGCGGTGGCAGGGGCGCTCGGCGCGTCCCTGGCCGGGTGCAGCAGTACCGGCGGCAAACGCGCCGAGGACGCTCGCAAGGCGGCGTCCGCCCAGGGCGGGGCCGCGGTGGACACGCCCCGCTGGACCTTCGCGATGATCACCCACTCGGGTGATGGCGACACGTTCTGGGACATCGTCCAGAACGGCGCCGAGCAGGCCGCGGTCAAGGACAACATCAAGTTCCTGTACTCGCACGACGACGAGGCCCAGCAGCAGGCGCAGCTCGTCGACGCCGCCGTGGACAAGGGCGTCGACGGCATCATCGTCACGCTCGCCAAGCCCGACGCCATGAAGGCCGCCCTCGCGCGCGCCACGAAGGCCGGCATACCCGTGATCACCGTGAACTCCGGCTCCGCGGAGTCCAAGGCGTTCGGTGCCCTCACCCACATCGGCCAGGACGAGACGATCGCTGGCGAGGCCGTCGGCGAGGAGCTGAACCGCCGTGGCCGGAAGAAGACCCTCTGCGTCCTCCACGAACAGGGCAACGTCGGCCACGAGCAGCGTTGCGCAGGCGTCAGGAAGACCTTCGACGGCACCGTACGGAACCTGTACGTCGAGGGCACCGACATGTCCGCCGTGCAGGCCTCCATCGGCGCCAAGCTCCAGGCCGACCGGTCCGTGGACGCGGTCGTCACCCTCGGCGCCCCCTATGCCGGCACCGCCGTGAAGGCCAGACAGGACGCGGGCAGCGAGGCCGAGACAGTCACCTTCGACCTCAACGCCAAGGTGGCGGCCTCGCTCAAGGACGGCACCCTCGGCTTCGCCGTCGACCAGCAGCCGTACCTCCAGGGGTACGAGGCCGTGGACCTGCTCTGGCTGCACAAGTACAACGCCGACACCCTCGGCGGCGGCAGGCCCGTCCTCACCGGACCGCAGATCATCACCAAGGACCAGGCCGCCGCACTGGAGCAGTACGCGGAGCGGGGGACCCGATGA
- a CDS encoding GntR family transcriptional regulator codes for MPLQLSVDRNSPVPLYFQLAQQLEAAIEHGALTPGSLLGNEIELAGRLGLSRPTVRQAIQSLVDKGLLVRRRGVGTQVVHSQVKRPLELSSLYDDLEAAGQRPATHVLVNTVVPASAEVAAALSVAEGSDVHRVERLRLAHGEPMAYLCNFMPPGLLDLDSSQLEATGLYRLMRAAGITLHSARQSVGARAATTVEAERLGEPEGAPLLTMQRTTFDDTGRAVEFGTHTYRASRYSFEFQLLVRP; via the coding sequence GTGCCGCTCCAGCTCAGCGTCGACCGGAACAGCCCGGTGCCGCTGTACTTCCAGCTCGCCCAGCAGCTCGAAGCCGCGATCGAGCACGGCGCCCTGACTCCGGGCAGCCTGCTGGGCAACGAGATCGAGCTCGCCGGACGCCTCGGCCTGTCCCGGCCCACGGTCCGCCAGGCCATCCAGTCACTGGTCGACAAGGGCCTTCTTGTACGCCGTCGAGGCGTCGGCACCCAGGTCGTGCACAGCCAGGTCAAGCGACCACTGGAGCTGAGCAGCCTCTACGACGACCTGGAGGCGGCCGGTCAGCGCCCGGCGACCCATGTCCTCGTCAACACCGTCGTCCCGGCGTCGGCCGAGGTCGCCGCCGCCCTCTCGGTGGCCGAGGGCAGTGACGTACACAGGGTGGAGCGGCTGCGTCTGGCCCACGGCGAGCCGATGGCGTACCTCTGCAACTTCATGCCGCCCGGTCTTCTCGACCTGGACAGCTCGCAGCTGGAGGCCACCGGTCTGTACCGGCTGATGCGCGCCGCGGGCATCACCCTGCACAGCGCCCGCCAGTCCGTCGGTGCACGCGCCGCCACGACCGTGGAGGCCGAGCGCCTCGGCGAGCCCGAGGGGGCCCCGCTGCTCACCATGCAGCGCACCACCTTCGACGACACGGGCCGGGCCGTCGAGTTCGGCACCCACACCTACCGCGCCTCGCGCTACTCCTTCGAGTTCCAGCTGCTCGTACGCCCCTGA
- a CDS encoding Gfo/Idh/MocA family protein — MRIGLIGTGRIGTFHATALSRHREVGGSLIVTDADTARARRLADRLGATAAPGVDEIFTWGVDAVVITAATSAHGELIGRAARAGLPVFCEKPIALDLQDTLTAIAEVETAGTILQMGFQRRFDSGYTAAREAVRSGSLGRLHTVRAMTSDQSPPPVAYLPLSGGLYRDTLVHDFDMLRWVTGREVTEVCAMGSDAGPSMFRDAGDIDTAAAVLTLDDGTLASATATRLNGAGYDVRMELAGELDQIGVGLDDRTPIASTEPAGPPAATKPWTGFLERFGPAYEAELHAFVEVVRGERANPCDGREALQALRIAEACELSRRERRVVRLGEIAGPRD; from the coding sequence ATGCGCATCGGACTCATCGGGACGGGTCGAATTGGTACATTTCACGCGACCGCCCTCAGCCGGCACCGCGAGGTCGGCGGCTCTCTCATCGTCACGGACGCGGACACCGCACGCGCCCGTCGGCTCGCGGACCGCTTGGGCGCCACGGCGGCGCCCGGCGTGGACGAGATCTTCACCTGGGGCGTGGACGCCGTGGTGATCACGGCCGCCACCTCAGCCCACGGCGAACTGATCGGTCGGGCAGCACGGGCCGGGCTTCCGGTGTTCTGCGAGAAGCCCATCGCCCTCGACCTGCAGGACACGTTAACGGCCATCGCGGAGGTCGAGACTGCGGGAACGATCCTGCAGATGGGGTTCCAGCGGCGTTTCGACTCCGGGTACACGGCCGCGCGGGAAGCGGTGCGCTCCGGCTCGCTCGGGCGGCTGCACACCGTGCGCGCCATGACCTCCGACCAGTCTCCGCCGCCGGTCGCCTACCTGCCGCTGTCCGGCGGGCTGTACCGGGACACGCTGGTGCACGACTTCGACATGCTCCGCTGGGTGACGGGCCGCGAGGTCACCGAGGTGTGCGCGATGGGCTCGGACGCCGGGCCCTCCATGTTCCGCGACGCGGGCGACATCGACACGGCCGCGGCCGTCCTCACCCTGGACGACGGCACGCTCGCCTCCGCTACGGCGACCCGGCTCAACGGCGCCGGGTACGACGTACGCATGGAGCTGGCCGGGGAGCTGGACCAGATCGGGGTCGGGCTCGACGACCGTACGCCGATCGCCTCCACGGAGCCGGCCGGGCCGCCTGCCGCGACGAAGCCGTGGACCGGGTTTCTTGAGCGGTTCGGGCCCGCGTACGAGGCTGAGCTGCATGCGTTCGTCGAGGTCGTGCGGGGGGAGCGGGCCAATCCCTGTGACGGGCGTGAGGCGTTGCAGGCGCTGCGGATTGCTGAGGCCTGCGAGTTGTCTCGGCGCGAGCGCCGCGTCGTGCGTCTTGGGGAGATCGCGGGGCCGCGGGACTGA
- a CDS encoding cytochrome P450 family protein has protein sequence MVDVIDLGKYGPAFTEDPHPVYAELRALGPVHRVRLPAPDAHHETWLIVGYEEARAALADPRLAKDGRKIGVTFLDEQLIGKYLLVADPPQHTRLRSLIAREFTGRRVEKLRPRVQEITDTLLDEMLPRGRADFVACFAYPLPLTVICELLGVPEIDRAAFRAISSEAVAPTSGESEYEAFVQLAAYLNDLIEYKQSAGPADDLLSSLIRTTAEDGDRLSPQELRGMAFVLLIAGHETTVNLLAGGVHALLTHPDQLAALRGDMTLLDGAVEEMLRYEGPVENATFRYAAEPLDIGGTAVGAGEAVMVGLTAADRDGVRYPAPDRFDIRRDARGHVAFGHGIHYCLGAPLARLEARVALRTLLDRCPDLALDGPAGGWLPGMLMRGVRSLPLRWG, from the coding sequence ATGGTGGACGTGATCGATCTCGGGAAGTACGGGCCGGCTTTCACGGAGGACCCGCATCCGGTGTACGCGGAACTGCGCGCGCTCGGACCGGTCCACCGGGTGCGGTTGCCGGCACCCGACGCGCACCACGAGACCTGGTTGATCGTCGGGTACGAGGAGGCGCGGGCCGCGCTCGCCGACCCTCGTCTCGCCAAGGACGGCCGGAAGATCGGCGTGACGTTCCTCGACGAGCAGCTGATCGGGAAGTACCTGCTGGTCGCCGACCCGCCGCAGCACACACGGCTGCGGTCCCTCATCGCCCGTGAGTTCACCGGGCGCCGGGTGGAGAAGCTCAGGCCACGTGTCCAGGAGATCACGGACACCCTGCTCGACGAGATGCTGCCGCGCGGCCGCGCCGACTTCGTGGCGTGCTTCGCCTATCCGCTGCCCCTCACCGTCATCTGCGAACTGCTCGGGGTGCCGGAGATCGACCGGGCGGCGTTCCGCGCGATCTCGTCGGAGGCCGTCGCGCCGACCAGCGGGGAGAGTGAGTACGAGGCGTTCGTCCAACTCGCCGCGTATCTCAACGACCTGATCGAGTACAAGCAGAGCGCCGGGCCCGCCGACGACCTGCTCAGCAGCCTCATCCGCACGACCGCCGAGGACGGCGACCGGCTCTCGCCGCAGGAACTGCGCGGCATGGCGTTCGTGCTGCTCATCGCCGGTCACGAGACGACGGTCAACCTCCTCGCCGGGGGCGTCCACGCGCTGCTCACCCATCCCGACCAACTCGCCGCGCTGCGGGGCGACATGACACTGCTCGACGGTGCTGTGGAGGAGATGCTCCGGTACGAGGGGCCGGTGGAGAACGCGACATTCCGGTACGCGGCGGAGCCTCTGGACATCGGCGGTACGGCCGTCGGGGCGGGGGAGGCGGTGATGGTCGGGCTCACCGCGGCCGATCGCGACGGGGTCCGTTATCCGGCCCCCGACCGCTTCGACATCCGGCGCGACGCCCGTGGCCACGTCGCCTTCGGCCACGGCATCCACTACTGCCTGGGCGCCCCGCTGGCCCGCCTCGAAGCGCGGGTGGCGCTCCGCACCTTGCTGGATCGCTGCCCCGACCTGGCGCTGGACGGCCCGGCCGGGGGTTGGCTGCCGGGGATGCTGATGCGGGGGGTACGAAGCCTGCCGCTCCGCTGGGGATGA
- a CDS encoding response regulator encodes MTPIRLLLVDDDPLVRAGLSFMMGGADDLEIVGEAADGSEVEALVDRTRPDVVLMDIRMPTVDGLAATERLRIRKDAPQIIVLTTFHADDQVLRALRAGAAGFVLKDTPPAEILDAVRRVAAGDPVLSPTVTRQLMAHAAGTSADTRRTSARTRVATLNDREREVAVAVGQGRSNAEIATELFMSIATVKTHVSRILAKLDLNNRVQIALLTYDAGLLEEDGH; translated from the coding sequence ATGACTCCGATCCGTCTGCTCCTCGTCGACGACGACCCACTGGTCAGGGCCGGCCTCTCCTTCATGATGGGCGGCGCCGACGACCTCGAGATCGTGGGCGAGGCCGCCGACGGCAGCGAGGTCGAGGCGCTGGTCGACCGTACGCGCCCCGACGTGGTGCTCATGGACATCCGGATGCCCACGGTGGACGGACTCGCGGCCACCGAACGGCTCCGGATCCGCAAGGACGCCCCGCAGATCATCGTCCTGACCACCTTCCACGCCGACGACCAGGTGCTGCGGGCGCTGCGCGCGGGCGCGGCCGGTTTCGTCCTCAAGGACACCCCGCCCGCGGAGATCCTCGACGCGGTACGCCGGGTCGCGGCCGGCGATCCCGTGCTCTCGCCCACCGTGACCCGGCAGTTGATGGCCCACGCCGCGGGCACCTCCGCCGACACCAGGCGCACGAGCGCCCGTACGCGCGTCGCCACGCTCAACGACCGTGAGCGCGAGGTCGCCGTCGCCGTCGGCCAGGGCCGTTCGAACGCCGAGATCGCGACCGAACTGTTCATGAGCATCGCCACCGTCAAGACGCACGTCTCCCGCATCCTCGCCAAGCTCGACCTCAACAACCGTGTGCAGATCGCTCTGTTGACGTACGACGCCGGACTCCTGGAGGAGGACGGGCACTAG
- a CDS encoding sensor histidine kinase, giving the protein MSIVSDTGHLPKPPPLPGRRWFLPSAITAELDPDSVGRTGRPKRTARDWIVDFTCFLVAVAVGLLGADALPKEPNTPYPLEVVDQWLGALACAAVWLRRRWPLGLAVAMVPVSFLSNTAGGAGVVALFTLAVHRPFKYVAWTSGVSLAATPLFYWLRPDSDLSYILSLAFAGLLTGALVGWGMFVRSKRQLMLSLRDRALRAETESALRAEQAQRLAREAIAREMHDVLAHRLTLLSVHAGALEFRPDAPRAEVERAAGVIRESAHEALQDLREIIGVLRASGDGAEESGRPQPTLEALEGLVSESREAGMKVTLDNRVTDAGTVPASVGRTAYRIAQEGLTNARKHAPGAEVTVTVAGVPGDGLTISVRNPPPPGDVPHVPGSGQGLIGLTERATLAGGRFEHGPGEDGGFQVSAWLPWG; this is encoded by the coding sequence TTGTCGATTGTGAGTGACACCGGGCATCTGCCGAAACCGCCGCCTCTCCCCGGACGCCGGTGGTTTCTGCCGTCGGCCATCACCGCGGAGCTCGACCCGGACAGCGTCGGCCGGACGGGACGCCCTAAGCGCACCGCGCGTGACTGGATCGTCGACTTCACCTGTTTCCTGGTGGCCGTCGCCGTCGGCCTTCTCGGTGCGGACGCGCTGCCCAAGGAGCCGAACACGCCGTACCCGCTCGAGGTCGTCGACCAGTGGCTCGGGGCTCTCGCCTGCGCGGCCGTCTGGCTCCGGCGACGCTGGCCGCTCGGCCTCGCCGTGGCGATGGTCCCGGTCTCCTTCCTCTCGAACACCGCGGGCGGCGCGGGCGTGGTGGCCCTGTTCACGCTCGCGGTGCACCGGCCCTTCAAGTACGTCGCCTGGACGAGCGGCGTCTCCCTGGCCGCGACGCCTCTCTTCTACTGGCTGCGGCCCGATTCAGACCTGTCCTACATCTTGTCCCTCGCCTTCGCCGGGCTCCTGACCGGCGCCCTGGTCGGCTGGGGGATGTTCGTACGGTCCAAACGTCAGCTCATGCTGAGCCTGCGGGACCGGGCGCTGCGGGCCGAGACCGAGTCGGCGCTGCGGGCCGAGCAGGCCCAGCGGCTGGCCCGGGAAGCGATCGCGCGCGAGATGCACGACGTCCTGGCCCATCGGCTGACCCTGCTCAGCGTGCACGCCGGGGCGCTGGAGTTCCGCCCGGACGCGCCCCGGGCCGAGGTGGAGCGGGCCGCGGGGGTCATCCGGGAGAGCGCGCACGAGGCACTGCAGGATCTGCGGGAGATCATCGGCGTACTGCGGGCCTCCGGTGACGGCGCCGAGGAGTCCGGGCGGCCGCAGCCGACCCTCGAAGCTCTGGAGGGGCTGGTCTCCGAGAGCCGTGAGGCCGGCATGAAGGTCACGCTGGACAACCGCGTCACGGACGCCGGCACGGTCCCCGCCTCCGTCGGCCGCACCGCCTACCGCATCGCCCAGGAGGGCCTGACCAATGCCCGCAAGCACGCCCCGGGCGCGGAGGTCACGGTCACGGTGGCCGGGGTTCCGGGCGACGGTCTCACCATCTCCGTACGCAATCCGCCGCCGCCCGGCGACGTGCCCCATGTCCCCGGTTCCGGCCAGGGGCTCATCGGTCTCACCGAACGAGCCACGCTCGCGGGCGGGCGCTTCGAGCACGGGCCCGGGGAGGACGGCGGCTTCCAGGTGAGCGCGTGGCTGCCCTGGGGGTGA
- a CDS encoding ribonuclease domain-containing protein yields the protein MRFPPRTTRIGALVALTSALLIGGAATVPANAAVTAVGSICYGSLPSQAHDTLDLIEQGGPYPYSQDGSVFQNREGILPSQSTGYYHEYTVITPGSSTRGARRIVTGNRSQEDYYTSDHYASFKLVNYSC from the coding sequence ATGAGATTCCCCCCACGCACCACTCGCATCGGCGCTCTGGTCGCCCTCACATCCGCCCTGCTCATCGGCGGCGCCGCCACCGTTCCCGCGAACGCGGCGGTGACCGCCGTCGGCAGCATCTGCTACGGATCACTGCCGTCCCAGGCGCACGACACGCTCGACCTCATCGAGCAGGGCGGTCCCTACCCCTACTCCCAGGACGGCAGCGTCTTCCAGAACAGGGAAGGCATCCTGCCCTCGCAGAGCACCGGCTACTACCACGAGTACACGGTGATCACGCCCGGTTCGTCCACGCGCGGTGCGCGTCGCATCGTCACCGGCAACAGGAGCCAGGAGGACTACTACACCTCCGACCACTACGCCTCGTTCAAGCTGGTCAACTACAGCTGCTGA
- a CDS encoding dihydrofolate reductase family protein: MGKLSLTAFVTLDGVHQAPGGREEDRRDGFEHGGWSFPYGDEDFGQFITEVFGRAGAFLLGRHTYEIFAGFWPKVTDPADPVAGKLNSLPKYVASSSITQPEWAGTTVISGDLAKEVTALKENTEGELQVHGSAALAQSLLALDLVDTVHLLSFPVVLGTGRRLFAEGAVPTAFRHAGARLTSKGVAIHTYDLAGRPEYGTYELPEGSA, from the coding sequence ATGGGCAAGCTGAGTCTCACCGCTTTCGTCACTCTCGACGGCGTCCACCAGGCCCCGGGCGGCCGGGAAGAGGACCGCCGTGACGGGTTCGAGCACGGCGGATGGAGTTTCCCGTACGGCGACGAGGACTTCGGGCAGTTCATCACCGAGGTCTTCGGCCGCGCGGGCGCCTTCCTGCTCGGCCGCCACACGTACGAGATCTTCGCCGGGTTCTGGCCGAAGGTGACCGACCCGGCCGACCCGGTCGCGGGGAAGCTCAACTCCCTGCCGAAGTACGTCGCCTCGTCGAGCATCACTCAGCCCGAATGGGCTGGCACGACGGTGATCAGCGGCGATCTCGCCAAGGAGGTCACCGCGCTCAAGGAGAACACCGAGGGGGAGCTCCAGGTCCACGGCAGTGCCGCCCTCGCCCAGTCCCTCCTCGCGCTCGACCTCGTCGACACCGTGCACCTGCTGTCCTTCCCGGTCGTACTCGGCACGGGCCGCCGTCTCTTCGCCGAGGGCGCCGTGCCGACCGCGTTCAGGCACGCCGGCGCGCGGCTCACGAGCAAGGGCGTCGCCATCCACACGTACGACCTGGCAGGACGCCCGGAGTACGGCACGTACGAACTGCCGGAGGGGAGCGCGTAG
- a CDS encoding IS4 family transposase — protein sequence MSDLSGLGLLTWVYPPGLVDRVVAACGRSERRKRLLPARLVVYFVLGLALFSPAPYLEVMRHLVAGLRGLGLLGDWHVPAKSSLFRARQRLGSEPLRVLFATTAKPMATEATPGAFWRGLRVLAVDGTCWDVADSEANQAAFGRPGNGRGTGRSAFVQVRMAALVEVGSHAVLDAELAGCRTGEVTLVGRLPRSCGPGQLVLADREFLGVPLWQAFTATGADLLWRVPANRVLPIDRPLRDGSWISRIHAGTDASHRNPVTVRVLAYQLKDTAQDYRLITTLLDARRYPARQLAALYRERWEIESVFAEIKTHQRGAKVVLSSKTPDGVLQQIWAHLLVHHALRELMLRTAATRQLDPDRISFTETLRSARRSVTVTPGSFSP from the coding sequence GTGTCTGACTTATCGGGTCTGGGGCTGTTGACCTGGGTGTATCCGCCGGGGTTGGTGGATCGGGTGGTGGCAGCGTGTGGCCGGTCCGAGCGGCGTAAGCGGCTGCTGCCCGCCCGGCTGGTGGTGTACTTCGTGCTGGGGCTGGCGCTGTTCTCTCCCGCCCCGTATCTAGAAGTGATGCGGCACCTGGTCGCGGGGCTTCGCGGTCTGGGACTGCTGGGTGACTGGCATGTTCCGGCGAAGTCGTCACTGTTTCGGGCCCGGCAGCGGCTGGGATCCGAGCCGCTGCGGGTGCTGTTCGCCACGACCGCGAAGCCGATGGCCACCGAGGCGACTCCGGGGGCGTTCTGGCGGGGCCTGCGGGTTCTGGCGGTGGACGGGACCTGCTGGGATGTCGCCGACAGTGAGGCCAATCAAGCGGCCTTCGGCCGTCCCGGCAACGGTCGTGGGACCGGCCGGAGCGCCTTTGTGCAGGTGCGGATGGCCGCCTTGGTGGAGGTGGGCAGCCATGCAGTGCTGGACGCCGAACTCGCCGGCTGCCGCACCGGGGAAGTGACCCTGGTGGGCCGCCTGCCCCGCTCCTGCGGGCCAGGCCAACTCGTGCTGGCCGACCGCGAGTTCCTCGGCGTCCCGCTGTGGCAGGCCTTCACCGCCACCGGCGCCGACCTGCTGTGGCGGGTGCCCGCCAACCGTGTCCTGCCCATCGACAGGCCACTGCGCGACGGGTCCTGGATCTCACGCATCCATGCCGGCACCGACGCCTCCCACCGCAACCCGGTCACCGTGCGTGTCCTGGCCTACCAGCTCAAAGACACGGCCCAGGACTACCGCCTGATCACCACTCTCCTGGACGCCCGCCGCTATCCGGCCCGGCAACTGGCCGCCCTCTACCGCGAACGCTGGGAGATCGAATCCGTCTTCGCCGAGATCAAAACCCACCAGCGCGGCGCGAAGGTGGTCCTCAGCAGCAAGACACCCGACGGTGTCCTGCAACAGATCTGGGCCCATCTCCTGGTCCACCATGCACTGCGGGAACTGATGCTCAGAACCGCGGCTACCCGCCAACTCGACCCCGACCGCATCTCCTTCACCGAGACCCTGCGCTCCGCCCGCCGCAGTGTGACCGTCACGCCCGGCAGCTTTTCCCCCTGA
- a CDS encoding AIM24 family protein, with product MTLQQEIVGNAMQMAVVSLQPGRTVYCEAGKFLFKTANVTMETRLSGPSGAGGQPQDGAGGTSGGMGGMLRQAMGTAMQVGQRALAGESLAFQYFTSTGGEGTVGFAGVLPGEMRALELDGTRAWFAEKDAFVAAESTVEFGIAFQGGRTGRSGGEGFVLEKFTGRGTVIIAGAGNFIDLNPADFGGRVDVDTGCVVAFEEGIQYGVQRVGGLNRQGVMNAVFGGEGLSLATLEGNGRVILQSLTIESLANALRKAQGGDKQGPTGGLFSTNAG from the coding sequence GTGACTCTTCAGCAAGAAATCGTCGGCAACGCCATGCAGATGGCGGTCGTCAGCCTGCAGCCCGGCCGGACGGTGTACTGCGAGGCGGGAAAGTTCCTGTTCAAGACGGCGAACGTGACCATGGAGACACGGCTCTCCGGGCCTTCGGGCGCCGGCGGTCAGCCTCAGGACGGCGCGGGCGGCACGAGCGGAGGCATGGGCGGAATGCTGCGGCAGGCCATGGGCACGGCCATGCAGGTCGGCCAGCGCGCGCTCGCGGGCGAGTCGCTGGCGTTCCAGTACTTCACGTCGACCGGCGGCGAGGGCACCGTCGGGTTCGCGGGTGTGCTGCCGGGTGAGATGCGGGCCCTGGAGCTGGACGGCACGCGCGCGTGGTTCGCGGAGAAGGACGCCTTCGTCGCGGCCGAGTCCACCGTCGAATTCGGCATCGCCTTCCAGGGCGGCAGGACCGGCCGCAGCGGCGGCGAGGGCTTCGTCCTGGAGAAGTTCACCGGCCGGGGCACCGTGATCATCGCGGGCGCGGGCAACTTCATCGACCTGAACCCCGCCGACTTCGGCGGCCGTGTCGACGTGGACACGGGCTGTGTCGTGGCCTTCGAGGAGGGCATCCAGTACGGGGTCCAGCGCGTCGGCGGGCTCAACCGGCAGGGCGTGATGAACGCCGTCTTCGGAGGCGAGGGCCTCTCCCTCGCCACCCTGGAGGGCAACGGCCGAGTGATCCTGCAGTCCCTCACCATCGAGAGCCTGGCCAACGCCCTCAGAAAGGCCCAGGGCGGCGACAAGCAGGGCCCGACGGGCGGCCTCTTCTCGACGAACGCGGGCTAG
- a CDS encoding SDR family oxidoreductase, whose protein sequence is MTSQATINGTVALVTGGSRGIGAATAVRLAREGADVALTYVRDKEAACDVVDRIRALGRRALALRADAADAEEAAGAVERAAEGLGRLDVLVNNAGVGLLGPLDSLTLADVDRVLAVNVRGVFLASQAAAARMERGGRIITIGTCMTQRVPGPGGTLYATGKSALVGLTKALARELGERGITANIVHPGPIDTDMNPAGGPYAGGQAAMTAVGRFGTVEEVASAVAYLAGVEAGYVTGAEFSVDGGHAA, encoded by the coding sequence ATGACCTCACAAGCCACCATCAACGGAACAGTGGCCCTCGTGACCGGCGGCAGCCGCGGGATCGGTGCGGCGACCGCCGTTCGGCTCGCCCGGGAGGGCGCGGATGTCGCCCTGACCTACGTACGCGACAAGGAGGCCGCCTGCGACGTCGTTGACCGGATCCGGGCGCTGGGGCGGCGGGCCCTCGCCCTCCGCGCGGATGCCGCCGACGCGGAGGAGGCCGCCGGTGCCGTGGAGCGCGCGGCGGAGGGGCTCGGGCGTCTCGACGTCCTCGTCAACAATGCGGGCGTCGGGCTGCTCGGGCCCCTCGACAGCCTCACCCTCGCGGACGTCGACCGGGTTCTCGCCGTGAACGTGCGCGGTGTCTTCCTCGCCTCTCAGGCCGCGGCCGCGCGTATGGAGCGTGGCGGGCGGATCATCACCATCGGTACGTGTATGACGCAGCGTGTGCCTGGGCCCGGTGGCACGCTGTACGCCACCGGGAAGTCCGCCCTGGTCGGGCTGACCAAGGCGTTGGCGAGGGAGTTGGGTGAGCGGGGGATCACGGCGAACATCGTGCATCCTGGGCCGATCGATACGGATATGAATCCGGCGGGTGGGCCTTATGCGGGGGGTCAGGCCGCGATGACTGCGGTGGGGCGGTTCGGGACGGTCGAGGAGGTTGCCTCGGCGGTGGCTTATCTGGCGGGGGTGGAGGCGGGGTACGTCACCGGGGCGGAGTTCTCGGTGGACGGGGGTCACGCGGCCTGA